The following nucleotide sequence is from Streptomyces sp. TG1A-8.
GTTATGTTAACCTACTTCGTTCAGTTACGTATTGCTAAGGTTAAACCACTGCCATGTATCAAAGTACGCAGCACCTGGCGGCGGCATCAACTCTCCCACCAGGTAGGATCACGAACCACTCAACACCCCCTACCCGGGAGCCGAGACAGGCACCACACCGAACCCCCCGGCCGGTCGACCCCTCCCCCACATGACCGGCCATCACCTGACCAACCGTCAACGACGAATCCTCGACCACCGGCCAGATGCGCGGGCCGAACACCCGCCAACAACATCGACCGTAGCACATCGCAGCATGCCGATCGAGCAGTGTCAGCCAAACTGACGTGTCATTTCCTCGGGCCGTACATCATGTTGATGCATCGGGTAGCATCACGAACAGATCCTTTCCCCTTGCTCTCTGAAACGGAGACATGTGCCATGACGGACCGATTCCCGCTCCGCCCGCATCAGATCGAGGCAGTTGACGCCATCGTAGCGGGTCTGGATATCCCGCCCGGGAAGCGAATCCCGCCGGAGGGACTGCGCGGCACGGTGGTGAGCGCGTGCGGTACCGGTAAAACCTTCATCGGTGCGGCGGCGGTGAAACGGATTGCGCCGGAGGGGCGGGTTTTGGTGCTGGTGCCGACGCTGGCACTGCTGGCGCAGACGGTTAAGGAGTGGCGGGCTTTCGGGCATTCTGGGTCGGCGGTCGCCGTGTGCTCGCTGGAGGATGACCCGGGGCTTTTCTCTTTGGGGGTTCGGTGCACGACGAGTGCGCCGCAATTGTCTTTGTGGCACGGGCGGGGGCCGGTGACGGTATACGCAACGTATGCGTCGCTGCCGGTGCTGATTGAGGCGCACGAGGGCGAGTACGGCCTTCCGATGGACGTGTGGGACCTGATTTTGGTGGATGAGGCGCACCGGACTAGTGGGTCGCTGGGGAAGGCGTGGGCGGCTGTGCACGACCAGGAGCAGATTCCTGCGATGCGCCGGCTGTACATGACGGCGACTCCGCGGATCTGGATGGAGCGGCCGGCGCGGCGGTGGCGTCGGGGGGAGGAGGTGCCGGCCGCTGCGTTCAATCCGCTGCCGGAGGAGATGGCCTGTTCGATGGATGATGAGTCCATTTTTGGGCCGGTGCTGTATGAGCTGGACTTGTCGGAGGCCATCGCGCGGGGGCTGCTTGCGCGGTATCAGGTGGTGGTGGTCGAGTTGCGTGACGAGAGCTTGACGCCTGAGCGGCTGTATGGGGTGCAGCGGACTGAGGAGTCGGTGCGCGGTGAGCGGCTGGCGGTGCTCCAGGCGGCGCTTATGGAGACGATGGCCACGCATGGGTTGTCGCGGTGCATTACGTTCCACCACCGCACGGTTGAGGCGCGGGCTTTTTCGGAGGGGCTTTCGCGGGTGGTGGCGCGGCTGCATGCGGAGGATCCGGTGCGGTATCCGGAGTCGGTGTGGACGGACTGGCTTTCGGGCGAGCACGGTGCGGATGTGCGGTCGGACCGGTTGCGGGCTTTCGGTACCCGGTCGGGGCGGGCGGTGCTTTCGAATTGCCGTGTCTTGGGTGAGGGTGTTGATGTGCCGTCGGTGGATTCTGTTGCGCTGATTGATCCGAAGGGATCGGCGGTCGATATTGTGCAGGCGATCGGGCGGGCGCTCAGGCAGAAACCGAATCAGGGAAAGTTGGCGACGCTGATTGTGCCTATTTTCCTGGGGCCGGATGAGACTGAGGCGGATATGCCTTATTCGGCTTCTTACCGGCCGTTGGTGAAGGTGCTTTCCGGGCTTCGGGCGCATGATGAGCGGGCCGTGGAAATGCTGGCGGTTCCGCAGGAAAATACGTCGCGTACGGAGAGGGGGGTGTCGTTCCTGGGGGAGGAGCCGGCCGAGGGCGAGGACGAGGGGCGCATCCTGTTGCGGTTCGGGACGCATCGGGATCCTGCTTTGGTGGCGCGGCTGGTGCAGTACAACGTGCTGGAGCCGGAGCACGCCAACTGGCTGGCGGGGCACCGGGCCGCGGTCGCGTACCGGGAGCGGGCGGGGCATTTGGCGGTGCCGTATGAGCACCGGGAGATGATGGCGAACGGGCACTCCTTCCCGCTGGGGCGGTGGCTGGCCGATCAGCGGCGCGGCATGCAGGCCGGGACGCTGGCAGCACAGCGGGCGGCGGACCTGGACGCGCTGGGGATGGTGTGGGAGCCGGCGGAGGTGGCGTGGGAGGAGAATCTGGCGGCGGCGCGCGCCTACTACGCGGCGTGGGGGACGCTGGCCGCTCCGGTGACCGCGTCCGCGCTGGATAAGCCGGTGGGGCAGTGGTTGGCGAATTGCCGGAAGGCCGGCGGGTTGGGTAAGGACCCGGGCCGGGCGCGGCGGCGGGCGGAGCAGTTGGCCGCGATCGATCCGGACTGGCGGCCGGAGTGGCCGGTGGACTGGCAGCGCCAGTATGCGGGTGTGGCGCGGCTGGTGGCGATGGGTGCCGAGGTGAGCGAGATCGTGCCGGGGGTGACCGCCCAAGGGGAGGACGTGGGCCGGTGGCTTCAGCGTCAGCGCGAGCACGTGGTGTGGGAGGGACTGGCGGCCGGGCAGCGTGAGCGGCTGGTGGACCTGGGGGTTACGCCTCTGCCCCCGGAGTCGAAGGCGTCCGCTAGGGGCTCTGGGGGCGCGTCTGCGGGCTTTGAGCGGGGCTGTGCGGCACTGGCCCAGTACCGGCAGCGCACGGGCTCTGTCGGGCCCGTCAGCCGTGCGCACGTGGAGATTTTGCCGGACGGGACGTCGGTAAAGCTGGGGGTGTTTTTGGCGAATACCAAGACTCGGCGGGCGAAGCTCAGCGAGGAGCAGTTGAAGCGGCTGGCCGGTCTCGGGCTGGAGTGGGCGGCGCACGTGCAGGCGTAGCGGGCGCGGATGGAGACGGAAGGGCCCGGCTGGATGGCCGAGCCCCACATGGGATGACCTGCGGGGGTTTCATAAATCGGAACTCTTCTGAGGCACTTCAGCACTGCGGGGAAGCTGTCCGCGCGATGGATCGCTGACCTTGAACGGGCCGACATGGCGGGAGCAGGTGGCCGCGCTCAGGGCCGACTAAGCGGTACAGAAGTAGGTACTAAGGTGGCGCGCATGCTGATTGCCAGCCTCAAGCCGAGGACTATGGGCGGTACGACCAATACAGGGCTTCTGGCCTATGCCCTGGCGCGGGCTGGCCATCCGGTCACCTGCTACGACGCTGACGAGTCGCTGCAACTGGCGGCGTGGGCGCGGGAGGCCGGCGACTTCCCGTGCGAGGTACACGTGGCGGACACCCCGGCGTTCGCCGAGGTCGTCTATCCGGAGATGGACCACGAGCGGGTCAACCTGGTCGATGCCGGGCACGCCGAGAACCACCCGGACATCGTGGACTCCATCCTTGAGGTCGTTGATCTCGTGATCCTGACGCTCTCGCCCACGAACCCGGACTACGAGCGGCTGACCAAGCCCGAGCGGGGCACGCCGCTTGCCAAGGTGATCAAGCGGTCCGCTGCCCTGCGCGAGAGCGGGAAGCCGCCGACAACCTACGTGCTGCTCAACCGCTGCCAGGCCGGGGCGGCCAGCCCGAAGAAGTACGCGGATCTGCTGCGGAACGGGGGCGTGGAGGGCACCGATCCGAAGTGGTCGGTGCTGTCCACGCAGATCCCGCGCCGGGAGGGCATCGCGTCTGCGGTGGGCTTCCCCTGCGACAAGCCCGAGCGCAAGAAGCCGTATGACGCGCTGGTCACCGAGCTGACCGAGCGGGGGCACCTGCCCCGGGCGGGAGCAGGAGCATGAGGCGCGACCTGAGCAAGCAGGACCGGGCGCGGGCTTTCGTCCCCGAGCTGATCCCCGACCCGCAGGACCTCGACCGTACCGGCCCTCTCGATGCCCGGGAGCAGCGGGACCTGGAGCGCATCCATGCCGCGCGCGACCACCACCAGGCCGCGAAGTGGATGCGGGGCAAGGCGCTGGAGGCCGCGTTCCGGCGGCGTCTCTACCGGGGCGAGGATGGGCAGCGCACGCGGCAGGAGTACCTGAACGACGAGTGGGACGGTATCAGCGAGTCCGCTGCCTACCTGGAGATCAAGGAATGGCGGTTGGCGGCACAGATAAGCGCCACCTGTGAGCGGCCGGCCCCTGACTCACACGTTCGCGCCTTGATCGACGCGGCTGAAGCGCAGGGCTGTGAAGCGGTCGCACACTGGTACGCCGAGTTGCGTCGCCATGGCATGGAGACCGGGCGCCGGGTGACCGCTCAGGTGGTAGCCAACCTTGCTGACTACCTGCTGAAGGGGTCCACGCCAGAGCTGGACGGCCTGTTCGCCCCCCAGCAGCTGCCGTCTGTTAAGCGTCGCAAGCTTTCCGTTCCTGCTGAGCGCACAGAACATGCCGAGAAAGGCTCAGTAGAGCCGGTCTCGGGAAGGGTCGTCGCGCACGGCGGAGACGACTCATTCCAAAATTTTGGAATGAGCGGCACCGAGCACTCAGACGAGGGACGTCCCCTGGCCGGCGACCAGTGGGTCTTGGGTGCGGAACACGTCAAACGGCTGAGTGCCTGGCTTGTAGCTGAAGCCCAGCATGCCGGGATCAGTCCGGAGCGCGCTGCGGACCTCCTCATCCAGGCACTCTCTGATGAGGCACAGTCACTGCATCACTGGATCCGGGTACGCGCCGCTCTGTAGCGGCCGTGGAAACGCAAAAAGGCCCGGCCCCGCAGGTGCCTGCGGGGCCGGGCCGTGGGGTTGGGTGGTCAGGCATGCTGGAAGTGCTGGCGCCCCGTGACGGGGGCGTCCAGTGCCCGGGGCGGTTGTCCCATGAGCCGATGCGCCGACCGTCCCGGGGCCCGGCTACAGCAGGGCGCTGAGCGCGGCCAGGACGAGGAAGCCGAGCGCGGTCAGGGTGCAGTCCACCGCGCGGCGCAACTGGCGGAACTTGACGACGGCAATGCCGGACAGGACGCGGATGCGGGCGGCGCGGGTGTCGCCGGTCATGCACGCGCTGATTTCTGCCTCGGTGAGCTGGGCCCAGTAGGGGAAGCTGGCGCGGTCGTGGCCGCCGAGGTGGGGCCGGACGACCAGGAGCAGCAGCACGGCAGCGGCAGTGAGGGCGGCGACGGCGAGGGCGCCGGCCACGTAGGCCGGGGCGGGCAGGTGGCGGCCGGCGAGGGAGGCCAGGCCGGCCAGGACAGCACCGATGAAGGCGAGCAGTAAAGATGCCTTGCCGTCCGTGCGGGCGATCTCGCTGGCGACCGCAGCGCAGGCGTCATCGAGGTTCTTGCCCGTGCTCTGGTCAGTGGCCGAGGTGGTCATTTAGAGACGGTCCTTTCGTGCGCTTACGCGGCCAGGGCGTGAGCGGGCGGGGCGGTGTAGGTGGCGGGGTCGGCCGGGGTTCCGTCGAAGCACTCCAAGCAGGAACCCAGGGTGCGCAAGGGCAGGCAGTGGTGGTAGCGGCGCAGGCATGCCGGGCAGGTGGTCCGAGCTGCCATGGCCTTGTCGAGGGCGGCTTCCTTGGCCAGGGTCATGGGCCGGATCGGCAGGGCGAGGTCGCGCCGGTAGAGGTAGGCGGGGCGGGTACAGGTGCGCTGCGGGCGCGTCGCGCACGCCCGGCACCGCAGGATCGCGGCCGGCTCCTGTCCGCCGGAGCGGTGCGCCAGTCGTACTCGGGTAACCCCTGGAGGGCGCGCGGCCGGCTCGGGGTCGTGTTCACAGTGCTCCCCGGGAGACGGCCGGGCTCAGGTAGCGGGCGGCGGCGGTCACGAAATGGTCGTGAGCGGCCTTCGCGGCTTCCCGGGCGGCGGCCAGGTCGTCGGTGGTGGCGGATGCGTCGCGCATCGCGTACGTCAGCGTGACCATCGCGTCAGCCGCGGCGCGCACGGCCTGGTCCTCGATGAGGACGCGCAGCGCGACCAGGGGGCGGGTGATCGCGCTGCGCGTCAGGTGACTCTCAGCGCGCAGCGCCTCGACCTGCTCGGGGCCGGCGCCCTTGAGGAGGGCGTCGCCGCGCATCCACATCGCCCGGCGGTGGTCGGATGCGGCACAGGCCAGCGTGGTGACGGCCTCCAGCCGGTCCCGGCGGACCGACTCGCCGTGGGCGATGCGCGCCTGTCGTTCGGCGGCGCGTTCCTGGAAGCGGCCGGAGACGATTGCGCCTGCCAGGGTGCCGGTGATGGCGAGGGCGGCGGTGATGAGGGTGGCTAACACGCAGGGACCTCCTGGGTGTAGTGAGCGCGGCGGGAGTGTGGTGTGCAGGCCGGGCGGCCTGGCCCGCACCCGACCGCGAGGGGTTCGGGTGCGAGGCAGGTGGTCCGGAGCAGGGGGTTAGAGGCCGCAGGCGTCGGCGAGGTGGGCGGCCTGGTCGAGCATGCGGAGCGGGACACGGCCCGTGCTGTGTGCGTCGTTGAAGGACGGCACGGAGTCCACGTTGTCGCCGAAGCGTCGGCGGATCGCGTCCAGGAGCACGGCGGCGGCGCTGGCTTCCAGGCCGCTGTCGCCGCGGGCCTCTGCCCGGATGGCTCCGAGCATGCAGCGGGCGCCGTTCTCGTCGACCAGGGCGCCGGAGCACCAGCCGCCGGTGAGCAGTCGGTGGTGGGCGCGCTGCAGGAGCGCGGCGACCGGGGTCGGGTACAGCTCCGGCAGCGGGGCGGGCCCGGTGGTGAGGGGGCCGGTGATGAGGGGGCCGGTGATGACGTCGGCCAGGTCCACGGGCTCGGTGTCGATGTGGGCGGTGTTGACCTCGTAGGCGACGGCCGCTTCGTCCAGGCGCGCGGTCATCACTGCGTTCATGAGGGTGAGGCGTTCTTCAAGGGTCAGTTCCGTCGGCGGCGCGGGCGCTGCGGTGATCGGGGCGGGGTGGGTCTGGGGCATCGAGATCTCCCTGGGGCGTCGAAGAGGGCGGGGCGGGGTGGCGGCCTTCGACGCCGGCGGCTGGGGCGGTATCGGATGCAGGTGTGAGCGGGGCCCGGCCGATGCGGCCGGGCCCCGTGAGGGTGGAGCAGTGTGGGGTGGGTCAGACGCCGGAGAGGTGCTTGATGGCTTCCAGGGCCTGGCGGGGGGAGGTGATCGCGTCGCGGCGCGCGGGCTTGCCGCCCCCGCCGCGGTGCTTGCCGCCGCCCTTGTTCGGTGCGTCCTCGTCGCCGCTGCCCTTGCCGTCGGCCGGCTCGTCGCCGAATTCGCCGGGCCGGGGCGGTTCGGTCCAGTCGAACCACAACCCGCGCGCTTCCAGCTCGCGGATCTCGTGGTCGGTGAGGGTGGCGATGGTGTCGGGGAAGTAGGCGTCGATGCCGGTCTTGAAGTCCATGAACAGCGTGCGCAGGACTTCGGGCTGCTTGGCTTCCACGATCCAGCCGGCGCCGCCGGTGTTGGAGTCGGTGGGCGGTTCGGGCTCGCCGCGCATCACCCGGTCGATGCGGCCCTTCTCCTCGGGGGAGAAGGAGCGGGGCAGGGGGTCGGGGATGTACTCGGAGGGGATGCCGAGGGCCCGGAACATGTCGGTGACCTTCTTCGGGGCGACCTTCAGCACGACGGGGATGCAGTTCTCGCGCAGGTTCTCGCACAGCAGCTGCGTGAACCCGTCCTGGACGTAGATGGACTGGCCGGCCACCTTCAGGCCGACGCCGTACTTGCGGCCCTTGACCGATACCAGCTCGGCGAGGTCCATGATCTCCGCGCCGTAGTCGCCGTGGCGGGCGGCGGACAGGAACTCATCGAGGTAGGCGGACAGCATCCGGTAGGGGCAGCCCGGCCGGGTCGGGTCCCACTCGTGGACCTGGCCGTCCTCCCACGGCATCTCGCCGCGGATCTCCATGAGCGCGACCATGGCCCGCAGGAGCCGGATCATGTAGAGGGCGCCGACGCCGTAGCGGGCGGTGTGCCGGCCCAGCGCGGCCGTCTTCTCGTCCGGGGCCTCGGTGGCCAGCATGACCACGGCCCCGAACAGGGCGTCGGCCGCCACGTGCAGGCCCATCAGCTGGGTCTTGCCGCCACCGGAGGGCGCGACGAACAGGCCGTGGGCCGCGCCCCGGTCGGTGTAGACGCGGTTGCGGGCGGGCTGACCGTTGCCGAGGTAGCCGGTCACCCACCGCCCGTCCGCATCCGGGGTCAGCAGCTCGCGGGTTGCCGGGAAGACCTGCGCCAGCGGGCTGGTGTCCCACAGGGAGATGAGGATCTGGTTGCCGTCGACGGTGACGAACAGCCGGCCTTCGTCGTACTTGGTCTTCAGCACGGCCGCCAGGGCGTGCAGGTTGACCCGCGGCTCGCCCATCTCGTCGGGGACCTGGGCGATGTAATGGGTGACCCGGCGGGCATGGTCACGGACCTCCCTGACGAACTCCGAACCGGGCACCGGGCCGCCAGCGGCACCGATCCGGTCGGCCCACCACTCACGGGCGGTGGGAGCCTTGCGGCGCCGCTCGTTCGCATCAGGGGTGACGTCGACCTCCTTCCAGCCGGGGCCGCCCTCACGCCCGTACTGCCGGGCCACCTCCTTGACAGTCACGTCAGCGACGTCCACGCCGAACGCGGCAGCGACCGCCTCCTGGGTGAGGCCGGAAATCGGCCGTCCAGCCTCGCAGGAGCGCAGCAGCAGCGACAGGTCATGCGGCATGCCGTCGTGCGGGGTGGCCTTGACGACGATCGTGCGGCCGGGCATGCCGCGGTTCTCCCACAAGTGGCGGACCTGCCGGGTGAAGGGGTCCGCGCCGTCGTCCGGCTGTGCCGGGGACGGCGTCGGCTCGGGGACGGCGGGCTGCAGCTGCAGCGTGGGGGCCGGGGCGGCCAGGGCGGGACGGTGACGGCGGCGGGTGTGCCGGGAGAACGGCATCACCAGCAGGCCGGCCGCCGCCCATCCGGCCGCCAGCAGGGCGTCCAGGCAGTAGGGGCCCCAGCCGGGGGTGTGGCGGGTGGCGACGTCGACGGCGGCGGCGAACACCAGCGGCGACCAGCGCAGGATCTTGCGTCCCGTGCCGGGCCCGTCGCTCTTGTAGGCCAGGAACCAGCCCCCCACGCCGGCGGCGCCCGCCAGCTGCACGACCGTGTTGACGGGACTGTCAGGCATAAGGTTCGGGGCCGCGGCGAGGACCGGGGCGGCCAGGGTGTAGAGGGTGCGCTCCAGGGCGACGCTGCGCGGCACGGACACAGGTGTTTCCCTTCGGAAGACGGCGTCGGAAGACGGTGATGGGCGGCCCGCCGTCGGTGGCGGACCGCCCATCAAAGAGGGGGGTGTAGGTGGGGTGTTGGGTCAGTGGGCGAAGAAGCCGGGTTTGGGGGTGCGTTCGCGGCGGCTGGAGCGGACGGTGTCCAGGGCCTCGTACAGCCGCGCGTGCGTACGCCGCGCGTCCGTGGCCAGGCCGGACACCTCCTGCGCCGTGGCGTGGAGCTTTTGGACTTCTACGGCGGCGCCGCCCAGGGCGACGGCGACCTGGTTGGTCATCTCGATGAATTTGCGGTCCAGTTCGGCGTTGGCGATGTCGACGGCCAGGCCCTCCGCGCGCTGGGCGTTCAGGCGCATCCCGCGCAGCAGCTGCTCGAGCTCGTTGCCCGCCAGCTCCATCGCAGTGCCCAGGGTCTTGAGCTTGTGCTGGACGGCCTTGTAGCGGTTGTCGCCGTCGGTGCGGGCGGCGGCGCCGCCGGTGGTGGTGGTGGGCTCGAGGTCGCTCATCGGCAGACCTTCCTTTTCTAGTCGTGGTGGGCGGCGGCGGAGGCGTGGGCCAGGCCCGCGTCGTCCATGGCCGCGATGTCCTCGCCGTAGACGTGGCCGACCGACATGGCGGCGATCCGGGCGGCCTCGGAGGCGATCTCGCACTCGGTGGCGCACCGTTCGGCCAGCTGCTTCATGCGGTCCGCGGCGTCGGCCAGGTCGGTGATCTGGTCGACGACCTCGGTGGCGATGTTGTGGTCGCCGACCAGGTCGGTGGCCATGTCCCGCAGCGCGTCGGCGACCTTGCCGAGCGCGGCGGCCAGCTCCTGGGCGCGGTCCTTGTCCAGGCCGGCGGTGATCGCGATGGTCACGATCTCCATCAGGTACTCGCCGAAGGTGATGTCGGTACGGTGCTGGGCCGCCATGCCGGCCTGGCCCGACGCGGTCTTGCTGACCTCCGATGCCACGGAATCCTCCTGTGCAGTGGGTCGGCTGGTGCCGGGACGCTGGGTGTGGGGTTCGGGGGCGGGCGGCAGGCCCCTGACGCCGGTGGTCACGGCCGCGGGCTCGTCGGGGACGATGTCCGCGTCCACGATGTCGTCCTCCCCCTCACCGGCGGGGCGCGGTGGGCGGGCGGGGTGCTGGGGCCACTCCACCGTCGGGGCGGAATCCCGCGCACCGAACGGGCTGTCCGCCGTACGGCCGCGCCGCCCGGCACGACCAGCGCCACCGCGCCCGGTCCGGCCGGTGCGGCGGGCGCGCCCGCGCCGTTTGGTCCGGCCATCGCCGGTGGCACGACGGCGCCGAGACCGACGCCGCTTCCTCGAGCCGCCAGGAGCTCCGTCAGCGGCCTTTCCCGCCCTGCCCGGCCCGTCGGATGCCGGATCGTCCGTTCCGGCACCCAAGACGGCGTCAGGGCCGTCCTCGGCGCCCCCCTTGCCCGTGTCCTTACCGGTGCTGGCCTTGTCTTCCTTGTCCTTGTCTTCCTTGCCGGTGGCGGTGCCGGCCTTGTCTTCCTTCGCGTCCCTGGCGGCCTCTGCCTCGGCGCGGCGCTTGTCCCACCGCCGCTGAGCCTCCGCCGCCGCGGCAGCGCCCAGGGTGGTGCGGTCTTCGGCGGCCTTGGCGGCCTCCCGCTTGGCCTTCCGCGCGGCCTTCCGCTCGGCTTTCGCCCTGCGGCGTTCCTCCCGCTCCGCCTGCCGGTTGGCGCGGTCCTTGCTGCGGTCGGCGAGGTTGGCGGCCTGGTCGGCGCCGCGCCGCTGCTGCCGGGCGGCCTGGCGGACAGCGGCGCGCTCCTGGCGTCCGCGGGCCCGTTCAGCCGCCGGGCTGGAGGCCGGCGAGTCCTTCGACCTGCCGCCCTCACCCTTCGAGCCGCCCTTGCCCGACCCGGAACTGCCCGAGCTGTTCTTACCGCCCGAGCCGCCCGAACTGCCCTTGCCCGACCCGGAGCCGCCAGAGCCGTTCTGACGCCCTTTCGACCCCCCGGAGGAGTCATTGCCCTTCGGGCCGCTCCCACGGCCGCCAGCGGAGCGGTCAGAGCCCTTCCCGGCGCTCTTGGGGGAGTTGCCGCCCCCGGAACCGCGACCGGTGCCGGTGCCGCCGGACCCGTTCGTTCCCGGGCCCCGGCCGCCTCCCGTGCCGCCCCGGCCTGGACCGCCGGAGCTGCCGCCGCCGCGTGAGCCGCCCCCGCCGCCGGCCTTCGAGCGGCCGCCCTTGTCGGCGCCCAGGCCGGAACCGGCGGACCGCGCCGCGTCGGTCTTGCCGCGCGCCGCCGCCTTATCGCCCTTCGCCTTCATCATCGCGGCGTGGAGCTTGCCGTTCTGCTCCGTCATCGCGGTTTCCCGCGCGGTGCGGGCTTCCAAAAGCGCGACCTTGCGCGCAATCTCCGCCTCACGGAAGGACGCTTCTGCGGCGTGCCGCTCCCGCGCCACTTCCAGCCGGTATTCCAGCCAGTCACCAAGCCGGTCCGCGAGAGAACGAGGCTGAACGTATTTGCCCTTTTCGGTTTTTTCCGCATCGCTCCCGCCGGGATCTGCGAGCGGAATCCCACCAGACATTAAAGCGGATTCCGGCTGGGGCGCAGCGGGAATCGGAGGCAACTCCATAGTGGTTTCTTCCGGGGACTCCGGAGGGATGGCGGACTCTTCGCTGCCGTCCGGGAAAAGACGTCCAGGGTCCGGCAATTGTGGGGGCTGGTCTGTGACATCGCTTCCGAGGGGGAAATTGATGAGTTGCCCTTCGCTGTCGTCTGACACAGCTCTCGCGTCCTCCTTCAGGGCTTGACAGGCGGTGACCGCCTCGCGTACGCGTGTGCGCGTGTGGGCGCCTGGGCGTGTGGGCG
It contains:
- a CDS encoding Pycsar system effector family protein, producing the protein MTTSATDQSTGKNLDDACAAVASEIARTDGKASLLLAFIGAVLAGLASLAGRHLPAPAYVAGALAVAALTAAAVLLLLVVRPHLGGHDRASFPYWAQLTEAEISACMTGDTRAARIRVLSGIAVVKFRQLRRAVDCTLTALGFLVLAALSALL
- a CDS encoding ATP/GTP-binding protein encodes the protein MSDDSEGQLINFPLGSDVTDQPPQLPDPGRLFPDGSEESAIPPESPEETTMELPPIPAAPQPESALMSGGIPLADPGGSDAEKTEKGKYVQPRSLADRLGDWLEYRLEVARERHAAEASFREAEIARKVALLEARTARETAMTEQNGKLHAAMMKAKGDKAAARGKTDAARSAGSGLGADKGGRSKAGGGGGSRGGGSSGGPGRGGTGGGRGPGTNGSGGTGTGRGSGGGNSPKSAGKGSDRSAGGRGSGPKGNDSSGGSKGRQNGSGGSGSGKGSSGGSGGKNSSGSSGSGKGGSKGEGGRSKDSPASSPAAERARGRQERAAVRQAARQQRRGADQAANLADRSKDRANRQAEREERRRAKAERKAARKAKREAAKAAEDRTTLGAAAAAEAQRRWDKRRAEAEAARDAKEDKAGTATGKEDKDKEDKASTGKDTGKGGAEDGPDAVLGAGTDDPASDGPGRAGKAADGAPGGSRKRRRSRRRRATGDGRTKRRGRARRTGRTGRGGAGRAGRRGRTADSPFGARDSAPTVEWPQHPARPPRPAGEGEDDIVDADIVPDEPAAVTTGVRGLPPAPEPHTQRPGTSRPTAQEDSVASEVSKTASGQAGMAAQHRTDITFGEYLMEIVTIAITAGLDKDRAQELAAALGKVADALRDMATDLVGDHNIATEVVDQITDLADAADRMKQLAERCATECEIASEAARIAAMSVGHVYGEDIAAMDDAGLAHASAAAHHD
- a CDS encoding DEAD/DEAH box helicase, producing MTDRFPLRPHQIEAVDAIVAGLDIPPGKRIPPEGLRGTVVSACGTGKTFIGAAAVKRIAPEGRVLVLVPTLALLAQTVKEWRAFGHSGSAVAVCSLEDDPGLFSLGVRCTTSAPQLSLWHGRGPVTVYATYASLPVLIEAHEGEYGLPMDVWDLILVDEAHRTSGSLGKAWAAVHDQEQIPAMRRLYMTATPRIWMERPARRWRRGEEVPAAAFNPLPEEMACSMDDESIFGPVLYELDLSEAIARGLLARYQVVVVELRDESLTPERLYGVQRTEESVRGERLAVLQAALMETMATHGLSRCITFHHRTVEARAFSEGLSRVVARLHAEDPVRYPESVWTDWLSGEHGADVRSDRLRAFGTRSGRAVLSNCRVLGEGVDVPSVDSVALIDPKGSAVDIVQAIGRALRQKPNQGKLATLIVPIFLGPDETEADMPYSASYRPLVKVLSGLRAHDERAVEMLAVPQENTSRTERGVSFLGEEPAEGEDEGRILLRFGTHRDPALVARLVQYNVLEPEHANWLAGHRAAVAYRERAGHLAVPYEHREMMANGHSFPLGRWLADQRRGMQAGTLAAQRAADLDALGMVWEPAEVAWEENLAAARAYYAAWGTLAAPVTASALDKPVGQWLANCRKAGGLGKDPGRARRRAEQLAAIDPDWRPEWPVDWQRQYAGVARLVAMGAEVSEIVPGVTAQGEDVGRWLQRQREHVVWEGLAAGQRERLVDLGVTPLPPESKASARGSGGASAGFERGCAALAQYRQRTGSVGPVSRAHVEILPDGTSVKLGVFLANTKTRRAKLSEEQLKRLAGLGLEWAAHVQA
- a CDS encoding plasmid partition protein, whose protein sequence is MLIASLKPRTMGGTTNTGLLAYALARAGHPVTCYDADESLQLAAWAREAGDFPCEVHVADTPAFAEVVYPEMDHERVNLVDAGHAENHPDIVDSILEVVDLVILTLSPTNPDYERLTKPERGTPLAKVIKRSAALRESGKPPTTYVLLNRCQAGAASPKKYADLLRNGGVEGTDPKWSVLSTQIPRREGIASAVGFPCDKPERKKPYDALVTELTERGHLPRAGAGA
- a CDS encoding conjugal transfer protein TraB, with amino-acid sequence MSDLEPTTTTGGAAARTDGDNRYKAVQHKLKTLGTAMELAGNELEQLLRGMRLNAQRAEGLAVDIANAELDRKFIEMTNQVAVALGGAAVEVQKLHATAQEVSGLATDARRTHARLYEALDTVRSSRRERTPKPGFFAH
- a CDS encoding RRQRL motif-containing zinc-binding protein; the encoded protein is MAHRSGGQEPAAILRCRACATRPQRTCTRPAYLYRRDLALPIRPMTLAKEAALDKAMAARTTCPACLRRYHHCLPLRTLGSCLECFDGTPADPATYTAPPAHALAA
- a CDS encoding chromosome segregation protein ParM; the protein is MSVPRSVALERTLYTLAAPVLAAAPNLMPDSPVNTVVQLAGAAGVGGWFLAYKSDGPGTGRKILRWSPLVFAAAVDVATRHTPGWGPYCLDALLAAGWAAAGLLVMPFSRHTRRRHRPALAAPAPTLQLQPAVPEPTPSPAQPDDGADPFTRQVRHLWENRGMPGRTIVVKATPHDGMPHDLSLLLRSCEAGRPISGLTQEAVAAAFGVDVADVTVKEVARQYGREGGPGWKEVDVTPDANERRRKAPTAREWWADRIGAAGGPVPGSEFVREVRDHARRVTHYIAQVPDEMGEPRVNLHALAAVLKTKYDEGRLFVTVDGNQILISLWDTSPLAQVFPATRELLTPDADGRWVTGYLGNGQPARNRVYTDRGAAHGLFVAPSGGGKTQLMGLHVAADALFGAVVMLATEAPDEKTAALGRHTARYGVGALYMIRLLRAMVALMEIRGEMPWEDGQVHEWDPTRPGCPYRMLSAYLDEFLSAARHGDYGAEIMDLAELVSVKGRKYGVGLKVAGQSIYVQDGFTQLLCENLRENCIPVVLKVAPKKVTDMFRALGIPSEYIPDPLPRSFSPEEKGRIDRVMRGEPEPPTDSNTGGAGWIVEAKQPEVLRTLFMDFKTGIDAYFPDTIATLTDHEIRELEARGLWFDWTEPPRPGEFGDEPADGKGSGDEDAPNKGGGKHRGGGGKPARRDAITSPRQALEAIKHLSGV